Proteins encoded in a region of the Haloarcula sp. CBA1129 genome:
- a CDS encoding sulfatase, protein MNNVLLVTIDSLRADHVGYHGYERDTTPHIDAYAEESSTFLNAFSHVGGTRFSFPGILSGVTPMMYGGHERISEEQTLISEVFDDAGYRTGGFHSNLYVSGKFGYDRGWDEFYDSAPDESTTSKLRKWAKTNLDGTLLSLLRRGYDFLESSQGINVGSYHVPADEITDRAIQFIEDSDDETPTFVWAHYMDVHHPFLPPEEYQLEFRDEPVSDNDSIQLRRKFIEEPEAVTAEEHQTFIDLYDAEIRFNDAEVGRLMDAVKSTWGDDYVMALTADHGDHFLEHGYFGGARLLDVKNHVPLLINGWDDTGSYDELVGLTDLPCTLVDTAGLDIPDNWFGQSLRRLAFDGEWDRSEILGGYRDSDGYEHIRVREPEWKLIAHEDDTDDELYDLTADPEEQVNVIEDHPSQERRLRKRLDDHRQLVRATEADDVERPDMDENVKERLRRLGYDE, encoded by the coding sequence ATGAACAACGTCCTCCTCGTTACTATCGATTCGCTACGAGCGGACCACGTGGGGTATCACGGGTACGAACGAGATACCACGCCACATATCGACGCGTACGCCGAAGAAAGCAGCACGTTCCTGAACGCCTTCTCCCATGTCGGCGGCACCCGTTTTTCATTTCCCGGCATCCTCTCGGGCGTGACGCCGATGATGTATGGCGGTCACGAGCGAATTTCCGAGGAACAGACCCTTATATCCGAGGTGTTCGACGACGCCGGCTACCGCACCGGTGGGTTTCACTCGAACCTCTACGTCTCCGGGAAGTTCGGCTACGACCGGGGTTGGGACGAGTTCTACGACTCGGCGCCCGACGAGTCGACTACCTCGAAGCTCCGCAAGTGGGCCAAGACGAACCTCGACGGCACGCTGCTCTCCCTCCTGAGGCGGGGCTACGACTTCCTCGAGTCCTCACAGGGCATCAACGTCGGGTCCTATCACGTCCCGGCCGATGAAATTACTGACCGGGCGATTCAGTTCATCGAGGATAGCGACGATGAGACGCCGACGTTCGTCTGGGCACACTACATGGACGTCCACCATCCCTTCCTCCCGCCCGAGGAATACCAGCTGGAGTTCCGGGACGAGCCGGTGTCCGACAACGACTCGATCCAGCTTCGTAGAAAGTTCATCGAAGAGCCTGAGGCAGTGACAGCGGAAGAGCACCAGACGTTCATTGATCTCTATGATGCGGAGATACGGTTCAACGACGCGGAGGTCGGTCGCCTCATGGACGCCGTCAAGTCGACGTGGGGAGACGACTACGTGATGGCATTGACGGCGGACCACGGCGATCACTTCCTCGAGCACGGTTACTTCGGCGGTGCTCGCCTGCTTGACGTGAAGAACCACGTCCCGCTCCTGATTAACGGCTGGGACGATACAGGGAGCTACGATGAGCTAGTCGGGCTGACTGACCTGCCCTGTACGCTCGTCGACACCGCTGGACTCGATATTCCGGACAACTGGTTTGGACAGAGCCTCCGGCGACTCGCCTTCGACGGAGAGTGGGATCGCAGCGAGATTCTGGGCGGTTACCGCGACAGCGACGGGTACGAGCACATCCGCGTCCGAGAGCCAGAGTGGAAGCTTATTGCCCACGAGGACGACACAGACGACGAACTGTACGACCTGACAGCGGACCCTGAAGAACAGGTAAACGTCATCGAGGACCACCCATCTCAGGAGCGGCGGCTTCGCAAACGACTCGATGACCACCGGCAACTCGTCCGGGCGACAGAGGCGGACGACGTCGAGCGCCCGGATATGGACGAGAACGTCAAGGAACGGCTCCGTCGGTTGGGTTACGACGAGTAG
- a CDS encoding lipopolysaccharide biosynthesis protein: MKLGKTAFSHFVSQVVVTLAGFAATWLIAVVLGADGLGRYSVIVSLGFFWLVIPGNAVSNAMKKRISEGDSPAGFIGGGILLNAVATAVLGVLVLAAGELLGGIVSRNRELMRVLIDYDVEIVIMLVATVAYRTAQGSLQGQKRVAATGWLKAGERVTRTALQIGALLAAMGVAGIALGHALSLAVAAVAAFLLSEREPALPTVDQLRSLVDYAKYAWMGALRGRVFGWLDTIFLSFFVSASLIGIYEAAWGVASMLAIASSSISQTLFPEVSDLSTEDGYDRIVHYLDEALAFSGILVIPGLVGAAVIGDRVLRFYRPEFEQGATVLLILIAAYLADAFASQFTNVINGVDRPDAAFRVNMVFIVSNAILNAVLIWQLSWTGAAIATALSSLLRALIGYWVLGNIVGSIRIPYRTLSTQIAAAALMAAAVSPVAMLMPPGRLGTLLLAGFGGVVYAVVLIVISARVRSKAQLLMPETIL, translated from the coding sequence ATGAAGCTTGGGAAAACCGCCTTCTCGCACTTTGTCTCACAGGTCGTTGTCACGCTGGCCGGTTTCGCGGCAACATGGCTCATAGCTGTTGTTCTGGGTGCAGACGGGCTTGGACGGTATTCTGTCATCGTCTCACTGGGCTTCTTTTGGCTAGTGATCCCGGGCAACGCTGTTTCGAACGCGATGAAAAAGCGGATTAGCGAGGGGGACAGTCCGGCTGGATTCATCGGCGGCGGTATCCTGCTCAACGCGGTTGCGACTGCCGTGCTCGGCGTCCTCGTCTTGGCGGCCGGCGAACTCCTCGGGGGGATTGTTTCCCGCAACCGCGAGCTGATGCGGGTCCTCATCGATTACGACGTGGAAATCGTGATCATGCTGGTCGCAACGGTAGCATATCGGACGGCACAGGGCAGCTTGCAAGGTCAGAAACGAGTCGCTGCGACGGGTTGGCTCAAGGCCGGCGAACGCGTGACACGGACCGCTCTACAGATCGGGGCGCTCCTAGCAGCGATGGGCGTGGCCGGCATCGCGCTGGGCCACGCTTTGTCACTTGCCGTCGCCGCCGTGGCTGCTTTCCTGCTGAGCGAGCGGGAGCCGGCGCTGCCCACTGTCGACCAGCTCCGGAGCCTCGTCGACTACGCCAAGTATGCGTGGATGGGAGCGCTCCGAGGCCGGGTATTCGGCTGGCTCGACACTATATTTCTCTCCTTTTTCGTTAGTGCATCTCTCATCGGCATCTACGAGGCGGCGTGGGGTGTCGCGTCGATGCTTGCCATCGCGAGTTCTTCGATCAGCCAGACGCTTTTTCCCGAGGTCAGCGACCTGAGCACGGAGGACGGCTACGACCGTATCGTCCACTACCTCGACGAGGCACTGGCGTTTAGCGGTATCCTCGTCATTCCGGGGCTTGTCGGCGCGGCTGTCATCGGTGACCGAGTTCTCCGGTTCTACCGACCGGAGTTCGAACAAGGTGCGACGGTGTTGCTCATCCTCATCGCGGCGTATCTTGCCGACGCGTTCGCTTCCCAGTTCACAAACGTTATCAACGGGGTCGACAGGCCCGACGCAGCATTCCGTGTAAACATGGTTTTCATTGTCTCTAACGCGATCCTGAATGCAGTTCTCATCTGGCAGCTCAGCTGGACGGGTGCGGCAATCGCCACCGCGTTATCGTCGCTGCTTCGGGCGCTAATCGGTTACTGGGTACTTGGAAACATCGTCGGATCTATCCGGATCCCGTACCGGACACTCAGCACTCAAATCGCCGCTGCCGCGCTGATGGCCGCCGCAGTCTCTCCCGTCGCCATGCTGATGCCCCCCGGGCGGCTGGGTACGCTGCTGCTCGCCGGCTTCGGCGGGGTCGTCTACGCTGTCGTCCTCATAGTCATCTCAGCCCGGGTTCGCTCGAAGGCCCAGTTGCTTATGCCGGAAACGATACTATAG
- a CDS encoding sulfatase, producing the protein MSTPNIVWITLDSLRSDHTTIGGYERDTTPEMADLAASGHGFDTCIAHGKSTLPSSGAILTGYAPTHTNIGIEGNAVPDSITTIAERFRDAGYRTACLSRNSYLSSATNLDRGFDRFQWLASSTIHRAGAKTLASYLWNIRNHSAGLTTDTSKHASPLLMNGVAKRWLGGFESESKPFFFYLHYNEPHRPYYPPGKYLDTFTDDLEMSGREAAELALDIHYDLDEIIANGCELTDQEWAALRAMYDAEIAYTDEMVGRLVSHLRSLDLGDTIVVVTGDHGELFGEWGLLSHSYVLNDAVTRVPLVISGLDEPLTVNNGDIIQHSDVMRTLLEVAGVDGSDTIGVDLREEGREFAVSQRGPNTYEELLTHNPDFDYSALHTGTLSALRTEGWRYQESAEGSELFDLSDEETDVRETYPEVAESLQSDLADWVEANGQPVSGGQQEEFSGAVQRQLRDLGYME; encoded by the coding sequence ATGTCGACGCCGAATATCGTCTGGATCACTCTTGACAGCCTCCGGTCGGATCACACGACAATCGGAGGGTACGAGCGCGACACGACCCCGGAGATGGCCGACCTAGCCGCCTCAGGCCACGGATTCGATACGTGCATCGCCCACGGTAAATCTACGCTTCCTTCTAGCGGTGCAATCTTGACGGGTTACGCTCCAACCCACACGAACATCGGGATTGAGGGGAACGCGGTTCCAGACAGTATTACGACGATCGCGGAGCGATTCCGCGATGCCGGCTACCGGACGGCTTGCCTGTCGCGCAATTCCTACCTCAGCTCAGCAACCAATCTTGATCGTGGCTTCGATAGGTTTCAGTGGCTCGCATCTTCAACGATTCATCGGGCCGGTGCAAAGACCCTCGCCTCGTACCTCTGGAACATCCGGAACCACTCAGCCGGGCTGACAACGGACACGTCAAAACACGCGTCACCACTGTTGATGAACGGCGTCGCGAAGCGATGGCTGGGTGGCTTCGAATCCGAATCCAAGCCGTTCTTTTTCTATCTCCATTACAACGAACCCCACCGACCCTATTATCCACCGGGGAAGTACCTCGATACCTTCACTGATGACCTCGAGATGTCCGGGCGGGAGGCCGCCGAACTGGCGCTCGATATTCACTACGACCTCGATGAAATTATCGCAAACGGCTGCGAGTTGACCGACCAAGAGTGGGCTGCTCTGCGAGCGATGTACGACGCGGAGATTGCCTACACAGACGAAATGGTAGGCCGGCTCGTCTCGCATTTACGTTCGCTCGATCTTGGCGACACTATCGTCGTGGTGACTGGCGACCACGGCGAACTGTTCGGCGAGTGGGGATTGCTCTCGCACAGCTACGTCCTGAACGACGCCGTCACCCGCGTCCCGCTTGTCATCAGCGGACTTGACGAGCCGCTGACCGTCAACAACGGGGACATCATCCAGCACAGCGACGTGATGCGAACATTGCTCGAAGTCGCCGGCGTGGACGGATCGGATACAATTGGAGTCGACCTTCGTGAAGAGGGCCGTGAGTTCGCCGTCTCTCAGCGGGGCCCGAACACCTACGAGGAACTGCTCACCCACAACCCCGACTTCGACTACTCGGCGCTCCACACCGGGACGCTGAGTGCGCTCCGGACAGAAGGGTGGCGCTATCAGGAGAGTGCAGAGGGTTCGGAATTGTTTGATTTATCCGATGAGGAGACCGACGTGCGCGAGACGTACCCCGAAGTGGCCGAGTCGCTACAGTCCGACCTCGCCGACTGGGTTGAGGCGAACGGCCAGCCGGTTTCGGGGGGACAGCAGGAGGAGTTTTCCGGAGCGGTCCAACGCCAGCTCCGCGACTTGGGCTACATGGAATGA
- a CDS encoding alkaline phosphatase family protein yields the protein MVLVVIGIDALDPELVDPADHPNLTLDSYRAIETIDSVEGEPSTHELWPTIITGLTPKEHGLVLDDGVAWENPLLRYGSAAAKYLLPDGLQTRIGAWLLNNTGEDAFRVPATYYETEGLSTVFDGYEAATIGIPNYVVDPETEDREHSLRRNLGDLFERDGSAPGGHTSADPATFYEQCLEMSMVRLARARRALRGGRQELVFAYTSGLDLIGHVSYDHPKLQRQAYDELDEFVGELVEDLRKEDELLLVSDHGLQDGVHTHEAMVAATSPRLVEDIGSVLDVRGAIETELDRHDHSGSGGESLSMGDNDAVMSQLENLGYM from the coding sequence ATGGTGCTGGTCGTCATAGGTATCGACGCGCTGGACCCGGAGCTAGTAGACCCCGCGGACCATCCAAACCTCACGCTCGACAGCTACCGGGCCATAGAGACGATAGACAGCGTCGAGGGGGAGCCAAGTACCCACGAGCTATGGCCGACGATTATCACTGGGCTCACCCCCAAAGAGCACGGGCTTGTGCTTGACGATGGCGTGGCCTGGGAGAACCCACTTTTGCGGTACGGCAGCGCTGCCGCGAAGTATCTGCTGCCTGACGGCCTCCAGACCAGAATCGGTGCGTGGCTCCTCAACAACACCGGCGAGGATGCCTTCCGTGTGCCAGCGACCTACTACGAGACAGAAGGGCTCTCGACGGTCTTCGATGGGTACGAGGCGGCAACAATCGGTATCCCGAACTACGTCGTCGATCCGGAGACCGAGGACCGGGAGCACAGCCTCCGGCGGAATCTAGGGGACCTGTTTGAACGCGATGGGAGCGCCCCGGGCGGACACACCTCAGCCGACCCTGCAACATTCTACGAGCAGTGTCTGGAGATGTCGATGGTTCGTCTTGCCCGGGCACGCAGAGCACTCCGAGGCGGTCGGCAAGAACTCGTATTCGCTTACACGAGCGGACTTGACCTCATCGGCCACGTCTCCTACGACCACCCGAAACTCCAGCGGCAGGCCTACGACGAACTCGACGAGTTCGTTGGTGAGCTGGTTGAGGACCTCCGCAAGGAGGACGAACTTTTGCTGGTGAGCGACCACGGGCTTCAGGACGGCGTCCACACCCATGAGGCAATGGTCGCAGCCACATCGCCGCGTCTCGTCGAGGATATCGGGAGTGTCCTCGACGTTCGAGGAGCCATTGAGACCGAACTGGATCGGCACGACCACAGTGGCTCCGGCGGCGAGTCGCTCTCGATGGGCGACAACGACGCGGTGATGTCCCAACTTGAAAACCTCGGCTACATGTAG
- a CDS encoding sulfatase-like hydrolase/transferase: MTSIALVVLDTLRKDAFDRHFEWLPGTTFEHAYAPGHYTVPSHASLFTGLYPIETGTNANSHQFTPPHPPLARRLQAEGLDTHAFSANVQISRQFGWDRGFDSYSGSWNSKHANAVDDIFEWNAFIREHRDEGPQRYLKALWACVSGDCDTVPSLKHGLEIKYRTHTVSDSGAQEALSHVRGTNFADDAFLFMNLMEAHGPYRPPEEHRTVEFEEMPGFAESVQEEPVDEEYAETIRQAYRDSVRYLSERYEEIFTELSNKFDYVITLADHGENLGEKGIWGHGLGLYPELTHVPLSIWGMDGEETRDEVVSLIDVHRTILAMVGIGDSEYEGRGRDLRSPVNHEPQLTEYLGLNMWRERKLEAAGQSSEFSTYDRKLYGIATAENYYGYEDFDGEFVESGSSTLETPRDRMDELVDDLDYLEGTGDVDVSDSVMESLEDLGYA; the protein is encoded by the coding sequence ATGACCAGCATTGCCCTCGTCGTACTGGACACCCTCCGAAAGGACGCCTTCGACAGACACTTCGAGTGGCTTCCGGGAACCACCTTCGAGCACGCATATGCGCCGGGTCACTACACCGTTCCGTCACATGCTTCGCTGTTTACCGGGCTCTATCCGATCGAGACCGGCACGAACGCTAATTCCCACCAGTTCACCCCGCCCCACCCCCCATTGGCCCGTCGACTTCAGGCGGAGGGGCTGGATACCCACGCTTTCAGTGCAAACGTCCAGATCTCCCGGCAGTTCGGCTGGGACAGAGGATTCGACAGCTACAGCGGCTCTTGGAACTCAAAACATGCCAACGCGGTCGACGACATTTTCGAGTGGAATGCGTTCATCCGGGAACACCGCGACGAGGGACCACAGCGCTATCTCAAAGCACTGTGGGCGTGTGTCTCCGGTGACTGCGACACGGTCCCGAGTCTCAAACACGGGCTGGAGATCAAATACCGGACACACACTGTGTCTGACTCCGGGGCACAGGAGGCGCTCTCGCACGTTCGCGGCACCAACTTCGCGGACGACGCCTTCCTCTTCATGAACCTGATGGAGGCCCACGGGCCGTACAGACCGCCTGAAGAGCACCGTACGGTAGAGTTTGAGGAGATGCCCGGGTTTGCAGAGTCCGTCCAGGAGGAGCCGGTCGACGAGGAGTATGCAGAGACCATCCGGCAGGCCTACCGCGACTCGGTGCGGTATCTATCCGAGAGGTATGAGGAGATATTCACGGAACTCAGCAACAAGTTCGACTACGTGATCACGCTAGCCGACCACGGGGAAAACCTCGGCGAGAAGGGAATCTGGGGTCACGGGCTGGGCCTCTACCCAGAACTGACTCATGTCCCGCTGTCAATCTGGGGAATGGACGGCGAGGAGACGCGCGATGAGGTTGTCAGCCTCATCGATGTCCACCGGACGATACTGGCGATGGTCGGTATCGGGGACAGCGAGTATGAGGGTCGCGGGCGGGACCTCCGGTCGCCTGTGAATCATGAGCCGCAGTTGACGGAGTACCTCGGCCTGAACATGTGGCGCGAACGGAAGCTGGAAGCGGCCGGACAATCCAGCGAGTTCTCGACGTACGACCGGAAGCTGTACGGCATCGCTACGGCCGAAAACTACTACGGGTACGAAGACTTTGACGGGGAGTTCGTCGAATCCGGGTCGAGCACTCTCGAAACTCCCCGCGACCGGATGGACGAACTGGTCGACGACCTCGATTATCTGGAGGGCACCGGTGATGTCGATGTCTCGGACTCGGTAATGGAGAGTCTCGAGGACTTGGGCTACGCCTGA
- a CDS encoding glycosyltransferase family 4 protein produces the protein MASLDICFVVNAVGEGSIPAEIATAVTRHTDHTVDILTWFGSGQFAGKELLDVRSLNAPDTALGIDSATYRRAASILSEYDLIQAHHNHSAAFTKIIARQVDVPVVSREGNTRDGFTRKGRIANGITNPLATRVVCISDSVYRSFTRWERAILRKEKVRRIPNGVHLDRIDETAPALPNGANFTDGAFLVGNAAMLHEQKAQDTLIRAVARLNERADRPVELAICGDGPERSRLESLAETLGIPSRVHFAGLVERRAVYAMAKAADAFAMPSRWEGFCSAVAEALAAETATVLSDIDTFRELYDGAALYHEVDDVDGLTNCLGLLLSDESRRESLSRAGRDLVEEKYTIKAIAGQYGALYDDIAG, from the coding sequence GTGGCTTCGTTGGATATCTGCTTCGTGGTGAACGCGGTCGGCGAAGGGAGTATCCCGGCGGAGATTGCGACGGCAGTGACACGACATACTGACCACACCGTCGACATCTTGACTTGGTTCGGCTCGGGACAGTTCGCTGGCAAGGAGCTATTGGATGTCCGGTCCCTCAACGCGCCGGACACAGCGCTTGGTATAGATTCGGCGACGTACCGCCGCGCTGCGAGCATTCTCTCCGAGTACGACCTGATTCAGGCCCACCACAACCACTCTGCGGCCTTCACGAAGATCATCGCACGTCAGGTCGATGTGCCGGTCGTTTCCCGTGAGGGAAATACTCGCGATGGGTTCACCCGGAAGGGGCGGATAGCCAACGGTATCACTAATCCGCTTGCCACACGTGTCGTCTGTATCTCCGATAGCGTCTACCGATCGTTCACCCGCTGGGAGCGGGCGATACTTCGCAAAGAAAAGGTTCGGCGAATCCCGAACGGCGTCCACTTAGACCGCATAGATGAGACTGCACCCGCACTACCGAACGGCGCCAACTTCACGGACGGCGCTTTCCTCGTTGGCAACGCAGCCATGCTACACGAACAGAAAGCCCAAGACACGTTAATCCGGGCTGTCGCAAGGCTGAATGAGCGGGCGGACCGACCCGTGGAACTCGCTATCTGCGGCGACGGACCCGAACGATCACGTCTGGAATCCCTTGCCGAGACACTCGGCATTCCATCGCGGGTCCACTTCGCTGGTCTGGTTGAGCGTCGGGCCGTCTACGCAATGGCAAAAGCAGCTGATGCCTTCGCGATGCCGTCCCGCTGGGAAGGGTTCTGCTCAGCCGTCGCTGAGGCGCTGGCTGCGGAAACCGCAACGGTTCTCTCGGATATCGACACGTTTAGAGAGCTGTACGATGGCGCGGCGCTGTATCATGAGGTTGATGATGTCGATGGCCTCACGAACTGTCTGGGTCTGTTGCTGTCGGACGAATCACGTCGCGAGTCACTATCACGAGCAGGGCGCGACTTGGTCGAAGAAAAGTATACTATCAAAGCTATCGCTGGGCAGTACGGCGCACTGTACGACGACATTGCCGGGTAG